GAAAAATAATCAGCAAATGTATTCCTCATATCATTTGCTGATCGTGTGCCACGGTGAGATGTAGTGTTTACATCCTCTAATCCATCAATAGACAGAGTATCTTGAAAAATTATTCCGTTTTTTTTCGCGTACATAGTTGTGTAGAACGCAACATGCTTTTGTAATATCCACTGCTAATTCAGTTGTAACATTCATTGGCCGGTGAAAAATTCTCCATTTATTGGATAGTATACCGAACGCACATTCGACATACCTTCGCGCACGAGACAAGCGATAATTaaatatacgtttattttttgttaaatttttgcCTCCATAAGGACGTAATACATGTTGGAAAAGACCAAATGCCTCATCTGCTACAAAAACATAATCTGCATTGATATTAGTATTCAATATTGGACAACTTTCAGgaatattaagttcattttttTGTAGCAGATTCCAAAAcgtagaatttttaaaaattgtcgaaTCTGAATCTTTTCCAAATGATCCTATGTCGACgtaaacaaatttatagttaGAATCAACGATTGCTAGCAGGACAATTGAGAAATAATGTTTGTAGTTGAAATGTTGACTTCCAGTTCCCGATGGCTATATCATACGGATATGCTTCCCGTCTATCGCTCCTAAACAATGGGGGAAATTATCATGTTGTTCAAACTTGGCTGCGGTATCTTTCCATATATCCTCTGTCATAGGTGGCATTTGAATATGAGCAAGTTCTTCCCATACTACATTACAAACTTCTCTAACAATATTTCCTATCGTTGAAGCTCctagtttgaaaaaataatgtaaatcttGGAATGTACATCCGGTTCCTaggtatctaaatataataataaataatataatatatgtagttataaataaaaaaaagaatttaagtgggttattataaaactgtataataatcataaaaaaattttttgaaaaattaaacaaaaaaactttaaaattgaatacaagtttTCTTATGAGTTGTtcttattgtagttaaaaaaaatcaaaaatcgttagtcacaattttttttttataacgtttatagtttaaatgtttaCGAAATATGTCAAACTCACGAAAAATTGCAAgtaattttgtagttgaaaaatcattaaatgtttgtttatctATCTAAGGTTAAAAAATTCAACACTAAGTTTTCCATAAGTTTTTCTTCAAATAGCTATAGAGAAAACTCGAAACGTCATTATAGGAAAAATGTTATGTccgtttgaattttaaatttttacaaaattgcgTAACGAGAACGATTTATCCTCAAAATGTGACTAAATAGCTCAAAACCAgtcagaatattttaaaaaaattttaaagtataggAAACCcgattttctgtaaaaattcccgttttttctaaattttgtttttgtctttTTTCGGCACTATTGCAAACTaatgagaatatattatatacaaaaaaaaaacatcattgtaatacGAATTCTaacaactaattataatatatatttataaataggagATAACATCGAGAAAAAGTGGAAACACATTAAAGATGCGTACTTTAGATcgattaaaatgaataaaccGACATCTGGAGATAGagcgaagaaaaaaaaaatatatctaccaTGACCAACTGAGATTTCTTATAAAAACTGTTACTACCTAGACCAACTACAAGCTCTTTAGAAATACAACcagaaaattttaatgaatcacAAATAATTGATTCTTCGGCTGAACCTCCTATGCAACATGTAGAACTGTGTTCTAAtcgaaccaaaaaaaaaactaaaaatgttgagGATAAATTCATGGAGTACTTGGAAGAAGCAACAAAACAAAAGAGCCAAAGTCAGAATGCGATTTAAGAAAAAGACGAACATGAGAAATTTTTTGATTCGTTGCTTTCTATTGTCAGACAATTTGATGATGATCAAAGTTTGATGTTTAGAGCAGAAGTTATCaacgtagtacaaaaaataaaaaatggctCCACCTACTCTTCGGTTCAATACCAACAACCCCGACCAATGCAGCATTTTTATGAATCACCTCGTACCTACTACAACTATAACTTGCCATCTAGCGCACCTTCTTTTAGCTCATCTTCCTCATCGCCTCAAGTTTTTTACCAACACTATACAATTACAGACGATCAAACATTTACAAATGGACAAAACatgagttaatttaaatttaagggttgcattttaaaaatttaacagctattcattattttttttctatacctatacttaaatttaaaatttgtattaaaaaaaaaggtttgttttattattatttattactagtaCTGATCAGGgagttcaatatttattttgttcttaatatttattatataatatgtcgtacacattatacatacagtatatattatgtactatgttttacatttgttaaacaattttctaaatattcttataataaaattatgaaaaattattaaataaattgttatgctTACCTTAATGTTACTGCCAATTTTTCAGCTGGAGAAATAGCCTTCCGCATATttgtatcaatttttaaaagtttttctcCCAAGTATGTGGATAGTAGCTCATCAAATGCAGAAACGCtcatacgaaaaaaattaaaaaacttatcaGGATCACTTCTAAGGCcttcaaaaattaaagtaagCGCGCCTTCGGATGGACGAGAACTAACTAAAGGATGAACCCACATTTTCctgttgatttttttcttcttttttatcaataaacgGTAACccaagaataaaataatgttttcgtCTGCCATGGTTGACATGTCAGCGCATACTGAAGAATTTTTGTTCATATCGCCATTCGCCAAGTTGAGAAATATTGTGCGGTAAAATGACGCTCGTgtgttgttcaatatttttactgCGCGTAGTATTTTTGTTTATGCCGTAAAATGTCGCGCGGTAAAAATGTCGTGCGGTAAAATGTGATCGCATTGGTCCAggccatttttattatattaaccagtTGGTTCcataaagctttttttttaaatataatatttggtttgggattttcatttttgattccAATAAACGGTTGATTCTATAA
This genomic window from Metopolophium dirhodum isolate CAU chromosome 1, ASM1992520v1, whole genome shotgun sequence contains:
- the LOC132934786 gene encoding uncharacterized protein LOC132934786, which gives rise to MNKNSSVCADMSTMADENIILFLGYRLLIKKKKKINRKMWVHPLVSSRPSEGALTLIFEGLRSDPDKFFNFFRMSVSAFDELLSTYLGEKLLKIDTNMRKAISPAEKLAVTLRYLGTGCTFQDLHYFFKLGASTIGNIVREVCNVVWEELAHIQMPPMTEDIWKDTAAKFEQHDNFPHCLGAIDGKHIRSFGKDSDSTIFKNSTFWNLLQKNELNIPESCPILNTNINADYVFVADEAFGLFQHVLRPYGEDVNTTSHRGTRSANDMRNTFADYFSSVGAVPWQHDI